A region of the Aphelocoma coerulescens isolate FSJ_1873_10779 chromosome 1, UR_Acoe_1.0, whole genome shotgun sequence genome:
cttCTATCATTTCACACACTGATATTAGGCACAAAGTGCAGAGGCTTCCAGTGAGAGTCTTGCTTGCCAAAGATAATTACGGATTAGCACGTTACCctagtaaaaaatatttctgtgttgaaaaataaagattattGGGGGGCATCAATTGCACTTTAGTTTCAGGCTTGATTTTTGTCTAAGATATACACTTGAAGATGCTTCTGCCACAAAGCTTGGCCCCAGGCAAAGAATCATTAATATTCTTCCTCTGAAAATCATCCAAATTTCCAGATTTTCAAGGAAGCCTGAGGGGCAAGTCTTTAAAAGTTTTTCAAAACTTGAGATTTCTTTAGAGCCATGGGGATGACAGAGAACCACAAGCCACACCAGATGTGGCTTTGTGCCACAACCTTTGTGCTACACCAGGCAAAAAAGTGACCTGCACTGTCACCCCTGGTGTGGAATCTGAGTGTGTCATGGCAGGGAAGGGGATGTGGTCGACTTGCTGGGTGCCATGGCTCCACAGTAGCGTGCCAGCCTCACTGCCCTGCTTTCTGCTCCCCACACGTGGCTCAGCGAATAtatctccctcctcctctgcccttGCCACCCCACACTGCTCCTCTCACTGTCCACCACTTCCATTCCAAGATGGATCAAAGTCTGactgctccagctgtgcctggcagaaggtgccaggaGGACGGTGAATCTCCATGCTTCCAGAAACAAAGATTCCACATCACTCAAATCAGCCTGTGTGTCATGCTGAATGTTGCATCCATTAGCAAGAGTTGCAGCTTCAAATAATATCTCAGGACTTCTGCTCACAGTTTCTTGTGTCTCAGTTACTCACCACACAGACCCCTGTACTGTCAGTGGCATTGCATGCATGAGCAGGTCTCCCAAAGGCATGCAGGAAATTCAAAGAATGAAGCCTAACTGTCTCTTCCTCCTGTGGTTCTCATTTCATGGGCTCAGCAGCACTACAAGCCTCCTTTACACCCTTAAATATTAACACAGCTATTCTCTCGATGTGGGATTCCTCATTATCATATGAATAAATGATTAATTGTCACtgtacccaccaagtgcaacttTTATAACTATATGAATCAGCACTTTGCCAAACCCTTCAAGAGTAGTAAGAGTTTTCAGGCATTTATTGCACTTTATTGCTTCCTGGATCATTTAAAAGAAGTCACTGACAAACAGCCGTTTATACAGGCTTGAAAGTTTACCACGGATGTACTGAGCAGTTCTGTGTTTCAAAATGCAGACAAACTTTCTTTCCCAGCAATTTAACGCTGGCTATTTGGCAGAAAACTCCACGGCTTGTCCAGCAAATGCTACGATTTGTGATGGCACATCTTGCATATTACCAGAAGATGATTTTAATCAAACTTTGAGCGTAGTTTTAAGTACTGTTCTAACAATCATGCTGGCTTTGGTGAtgttctccatgggctgcaatGTGGAAATTAAGAATTTCTTGGGCCACATAAAAAGACCCTGGGGTATATTTGTGGGTTTCCTTTGCCAGTTTGGAATTATGCCTCTCACAGCCTTCTTGCTCTCTTTGGCCTTTAACATCCTTCCTATTCAAGCTGTCGTGGTGCTGATCATGGGATGCTGTCCAGGGGGCACAGCCTCGAATGTCATCGCCTACTGGGTGGATGGAGACATGGACCTAAGGTAAGAGCAGCCATTCTCTAAGTACTTCATGTGGTTCTTTACATGGTAAATTTTACATTGAAAAGGACTGTGTGATCTGTCTGATGTTTTTCTTAGCTTCCTGGCACATGCATGGTGGTTTCTCCTTGTAAAGAAGGTTAGTTACTGTAATTGCAGTAAATATAAGCAGAATAGCAAGTATCCTTGGTTCACTGGGAATTCGTGAGGAAACTATCACAACAGAACTGTGTACATTAGAAAATATCTTTACTGTAAAACTTCAGATCCTGGAGCAAATATAGTTTATGAAGACAATTAAGATAACATACATTATGAAAACTTTGCCCAAGTTAGaattacttttctttctcccaaGATCCTgagttctaaaaaaaaaaaccccacgtaGGATTTTAGTGTCAAAATCCTCTGCACAAGATATTGGCTGTGCAATTGTTTTTGAAGTAATGTTTCTTGAAAAAGAGCTcctgtggaaaaatattttccctcttGTGTTCTATACAGTGAAAAGGCaggcatttattttctctttgggaACTAGTTTTAGTGAACATCACTTGTGACAATTCTTTCTGCTCCTGGAAACTTATGCAGAGGCTTCAAACTCAGGGAATATGTTACAGGCTAGAAACCACTACATAAGGCAGTCCTGCATATTGGGAGGCAATGAAAAACCCTCCTTTGTGGCAAAGTGTGATGGTCTCAACGACAAAGTGCTATGAACTCAGAAACAGATATGCAAGGCACCTGACATGGCCTAGGacaacaaacacacaggagaaatgAACACTACACTTGATGCAAATTCCATAGAGGATTCATTAAGAGCCTTTAAAAATGAGCTGTCTAAGAATGCTAATATTTGTAGCTTTAATAGGACATTTTTTCCATACTTTGAAAAGAGTGAACTTTTCTGTCACATATAGGTGTTAATGTAAAAACAGCTTTCAAATTATGAATGAAGTCAGTTCTGCTAATCATTGACTTCCACATTGTAGAGGAAAGAGCTATGATACTAAGAACTGTAAGACACTTATTTTCAATTAATACAGGTCTAAGAAACCACAGATGGGAAGATTCTGCGTACAAGTCTGAAATTTTGTTCTAATCTGTCCTTGGAAGAATAAACTGAGCTAAACTATGCTTGGTCAGCTCTGTGTGTTCAGAGTTGCACAGCTGAAATCAATGgtaaaaatggaaatttatAGTTCTGTAAACATGAACAGGATTTCTATCCTGTGATGATGTCAGAGGGTGAAGTTAATTGAAAATGCCTTTAAACGGTTATTCTTCAGATAAAGACCTTTACCATAAGAAGTCAAAGGCTTTTGGTCAATACCTTTGCAACAGAGATGAAGGGACCACAGGATACAGGAGACTGTCACGGCAAGCATCTTCTCAATAGAAGAGTAACATTAGAAGTTGTGTGGCTGGTTTCTGGAACCACCACAGTATTATAGAAACCTGCTCATCATATCAGACAATGTTTTCGTTTTAACTGTAATATTTTATGATTATACATTACAACCCATGGTCATTGTCTATAGTTCTGCTTCAACACCTCTCTGTGCAAATAGACCACAAGTTAGAGCAGGAATTAGTTTTATAATTAGCATTATAAGCACAGTCAGGTGAAGCATGATGTTTCATACCTTTCTTAGTAAATCAAACCCAGCTGATATCCTTTAATGTTTCCCCACGGAGACATCTCTTGATATTTCACAAAAACAactgcttctgtgaaaacaggGACTGGGGTTAGAGGATGGCCAGACTTTGGAGAAGGATGTATGTTCAGGGACAGTATAAAGATACAGGAAATAGAGAGGTATGAAACATGAAAGGTTTTATCCATTTGGGACTTCATCAAACCTTAATTGTAGCCTGTAACCCTTTTTCTCTGTAGGAGTCTTCTACAGGAACTCTTTTGCCAGAGGCTCCTGCAAAATCCTATACAATGACTCTAAAGCAGAGAGTGACAGAAACCAAAATTAATGCAGATATTCCTGTGGCTTCTGCATTAATTTTTCTAGATTTCTCTGGATCTTCTCAGTTTGTGGGCAAGGACCAGTAGTCCCTTTTCTGAAGACAAGcaacaaaaaagagaaatcgGAAGTGAGGATAGTAAGAAAACTTCCAAACTCTCTTAACTAGAACCCTCTCTCAGTATTTTTATATCAGAAGAATGAGATTTGTAGGCATAATTTTATCCATTCTACTGTGATTCTCAGAGTTTCCTCCTTATTTAAGATGTCTTTTTCTTCATTCCTGTAGCACAATGCATCTTTTTGTACAACAGAGAACCAGAAATATCTTTGCATCATGCAGCAACAATACTTATGCTAAGCCTCACTGAGCAATTCTTAGCACCTACTTTTTGGCCTAGAGCAAAGCAAGCCAGAAAAGGGAATTTCATTACACCACATGTCCTAGACAATGAAATGGATTTCTATGCTGTTGAGTTCAGAGTGAAATTTTAACTGTCTAGAACTGCGGGTATAATGGAAAGCTCCATTTGATGTCCATCTCTGCCCCTGTTGCCTGTGCAGATTGCCATCCTCTCTGAAACCAGCCGGACAGGCAGAATGCAGACAGACTTGCCAACAGACCTTCCCACTGGCCACCTGTCTGACTGCCTCATCGTACCAAAAGTTATGGTTCTGTGGCTGCAGAACACCTTGATATTTCatggtttttcttttcagcagAAGCCATTCCTTTCATTTAGCTTTTCTCTAACCTGATAAACAGGATAAATTGTCAGTACCTAGCATTATTTCTTGCACAACCTTTCACAAGGTGTGAAATGGTaataagaaaatgagaaaaaccaTGGGCTAGCATGAGATGAACAGTCACTGTAACCAATTTCTTTGCAGCATCAGCATGACAACTTGTTCCACACTGCTTGCAATGGGAATGATGCCACTTTGCCTCTTTATTTACACCAAGATGTGGACTGATTCTGATGCAATTGTACTCCCCTATGACAGCATTGGTGAGTCCAGTGAACCAGCACTTTCCCTTCTGTCTATTCTCCCTTTAGTGACAACCACCTGTATACCATTATCCTGCAGTCAGGGAGAAATTAcctcagatttttaaaaatattcctctttCTACATTTTAATAACCACCATGGGCATTAGGTACCAAAAAACATTTCACATCATCCACAGCTCTGCCAAAGACTTGAAGCCATTATAAATATTGTACAGATAATTATGACAAGATTGTGCGCGTTTTTCTTTCCACTGGTTTGGAGACCTGTGTGGTACTGGGATAAGAATATAGAATAGTTAATATAGGGGTGGCTGCTTCTCCTGGATGAAAGTGTTTGTAGCAGCTTTAAGACACGATCCTGCAAAGTGCTAAATGCTGAGGCCATAATCTGGCAAAATACTTAAGCACACGTGGATAATTAAGCAAGTGATTAAAACTGCTGAGTCTCTTTGAAAAGCTGCAATCTACACTGCCAGGAGTGGCTTCATTTGACTTCCTGTCAAAAATCTCATCCAGCTACAAAGAGAAAATAGTTAAGGTATTTAGAAATACATGCTCCAGTGCTTTGCAGAGCTGTGGCCCTAGTGCTTATCAAATGCAGCTCCATGTTGTGCTAATCTTAAAAACCAGCAGAATCACTTTCACATTCTTCAACTTCACTTCCCATTGTCcttggggaaaaacaaaaatcacataCATTGCTCgtgctttcaaaataaatactggaGGGGGAAGGCCAAAACAAAAGAAGCTCTAAACCGGTTGCTGATACGGTACAGTAGCGAAACACCTGCAGACAAAATGAACATTTAATATAGCTACTCACATCACAGGATAGTGATGATTAGCACACTCAAATTTCTGTCTGCCTTTCTGATGCAGGTGAATGAGCATGTAGCTCAGCAGAATGGCAATTACTTCAACAGGCTGCCAAAGATAACAGAGTCTATAGAAAAGCAAATGGGCAGGTGCGGGTAGAGCGAGCGTGCGTGCTCCGGGGTGTGCACATtccctgtgggctccatgcccacaGTCACTCGACTTGGTGTCTGTCCTGTTGTGAGCTTCTGCACCATAACTGGCCTtaacttctctccttttttttacaGGAATTTCTCTGGTAGCTCTTATAATTCCTGTTTCGTTTGGAATATTTGTTAACCACAAATGGCCTAGCAAGGCAAAAATAATACTTAAGGTAGGATATATAAGGCTGAAGCATAAGCAATTATGGACAAATTATGGAATCAGTGGCACCACTGAAGCAGTACATTGCTATTCATAGTATTAGTATCTGACTTCATAAGACCTGGAAAGttttcagcagaaaacaaaTGAGATGGTGTGGAAATGTATTGCTTTCCCTCTGCACAAACAGGCATGAGTTGCATGCATTATTAGAAACCATCATTATCTAAAGAacctgcttttgtctttcactGCAACAATGTTAGTAATTGAGTTCAGTATATAATGTAAAAGATTGGAAGGCAAATCATTCAGGtcaacagaaagaagtttttCTCTgcaagacattaaaaaataaaatcattgtgGATCAAAAtgccttcctcctttttttcaaagcagtttcatGCTTTTTTGTAGGCCAAATTTTGAGTGGGAAgacaatttttatttaaaaataataaactgaAAATATTCCAGCTCTTataaaaacctaaaaatattATACACAAAATACAGTTATCTTTGCAAGATGGTTTCAGATACATCAAAAATATGGGGGTTTTGGCAAAAACTGTTCTcatcaaaataataataataataataataataataataataataataataataataataataataataatttagcCACATCTAGGGTAACAGCAAATTAATCATTCTGAGCATTTGGTTTAGGTTTAAAGAGATTTTCAGATGTGCTGAGAACTCTTGGCCTTTGTTAACCATTCTTAGTTAACACATATATTATCTAAATTTTCTTAAAGAAATCTAGTCTGGTCACTTGTTTTTCTACTTATATTTTGTTATCCTGTCTTTGCTATAGGCTGAGACAGCATAGAGCACAAGTAAGGTCTTTTTAAGTCAATTCATTTTCATTAAACTATTAACTTATCatgttgcatttttaaatgaattcaCAGTTTACTATTTCTGTTTAATTAGTCAAGGGAAAAGCGTGGACTTGTACTCACATGAGAGAAACTCTACTTGATCTCTCACCAAAGCCCTCTTTCATCCCCTTTCTTGCCAAGTGGGTGAGAAACCCACAGAACGATCCATTGACAGTTTGCTTTCTGTAGGACAATGAAGCATCAAGATTGAGCCATAGCTGTCAGATTAAGGCCCATATAGTGAGAAATTCAGACAAGAGCACAAAGGCAGGTGAAAGAACAGTGTGTTGTGGCCAGACCATGTTTCTTCTTCCTAGGTGCATGTGGTTAATAGCTCAGACAAACAAAAGCACTTGTTCACTCAGTGCTCTTAAAAATGCTTCAGCCAAAGGCTGATGAAGCCAGTTCAATGGCGATACATGTTTTAGCTGAGGAATAGATTCTCCTAAGCTTAGACTAAGAAGTCTGTCTCTGGGATTCCTGGCAACATATGCTTTAATGACAGACATTTCACTTGGGTATTGAAAAGAGAGTGAGTTATAACTTTTTTAGGGGAGCAGCAGTAAAGATCTCAGTACATTCAGACGCAGGAAATAAGATCAATCTAGATAGATTACATCTATCTAGAAGGGCTATACAAGCTCATAACCAGTTTTCAAACATGAATTTTCAGCCCCATTAAAGATTTACCCCTGCATTCGGCAAATAATTTCCTAGCACTAGCTCACTAGCAGTCTAGCATCTAGTTAGCACACACAGAGTGTGATTCACCAAGGGGGGAAGGAAAATGCAACCTACTAGGTTGTAAATTTCCCAACAACTCTGGGGAAATTTTTCTAATGTGTGCACCATTCCTCACTCATATCACAcctgtgaaattatttttaatctccTAAGTACAATTATAGTCAAGGCTTCAAAAGACTAGTTTTACAGGTATCTGCTATATATACCTATTACATCTGTGTCTTGGTCTAGAGCTGTTGTCACACCTTGAAGTACATCGTACATCTTTTGTCTGGGAAAAATGGCAGCTATCTAATCTCTCTGCCAGCTGTGAATTGTATTGCTGTAAACATTAGGTTTTGTGTTTAACAAGACTTTCAGTGACTCAGAGGCAATCACTGGCATGTTTGACACCATATTTGTTGTGTTTAAATTTCCTTGAGATCTCATTTGCAcagtattctgtgattctgtgattcagtgactCAGTAcctcctctttcccttcacaggTTGGTTCCATTGTGGGAGCAGTGCTCATTGTGCTCATTGCTGTGGTTGGGGGAATACTCTACAAAGGCTCCTGGATTATCTCACCCAAATTATGGATCATTGGCACCATATTTCCAGCAGCTGGCTATACTTTAGGATTCTTTCTGGCTCGTGTAGCTGGTCTGTCTTGGCACAGGTATTCCACAGCTTTATTCAACTGTGTAAAAGGATTTTATTTCATGATTAATCAATGCTGAGAATGCTCCCTAAACATTAGTTATGTTACAGAGTCACTCATTCACCAACCCTGCTTTTTGCTATACTATGTGGAGACAAAACTTTCCTTGTGCACATTTATTTACAGATTCTGACTACAGCATTTCTTCCTATCCTTcatatgttttccttttgtgtgcTAATGTCTTGCACTTCAAACAAGTGAAACAGACCTGACTTGTAAGTGGGTTGGGACTCCAATAAAACTTCTCATGTAGATGCAGCAGTCTACAATTTAGAACATCATTGCGAGAGAGGGAGACAGGGAGTGCCACATATGTGCCTTTATGGTGGTTCACAGTCTTTTACAGCTGCTGAACTGCCAATAATTGGTGGTACCAGCCATAGGCCGAGTGTTTTTTTGACTATGTCACCTGAAGGATACAATTTTCTTAGTTATCCATTACATTGTTTGTCTATCCAGATTAGTAAAAAATGCAAGGACCCACAGGATACTATTTCACAACTGTCTTTGTATTATTCCCTTTAGATGTCGTACAGTGTCTCTGGAAACAGGCATGCAAAACACTCAGCTGTGTTCAACAATAGTACAGCTCTCATTCACTCCTGAACAACTTGAACTGATGTTTACTTTCCCACTCATCTACAGCATTTTCCAGCTGTTGTTTGCGCTACTAATTTTAGGAGGTAAAGCACAGTGATTTTCTATTACAGCACTataactattattattattattattattattattattattattattattattattattatcagttTAACTTTTCATGTAAATGGAGAAAACAAGAAGGgttaaaaataatcaaatgGATTTCAAACTCAAAGCATAGCTTTAAAGAAACTGGAGGTGTTGAAATGTTTTAGCAatataaggaaagaaaatattgcaTGGCTATATATTACTACAGTGTCTTTTTTGGGCAATTTTTATAATTCCTTTATTTAACACTAAACATATATTGATCCTCAGGCTACCGTCTTTACAGAAGGCACCGAGTCAAAACAAAGACAGATGTcgagaaaacagagcaaaaagaGGATTCAAAATCAAGTGCTAAAATAAATGGAGGATTTGTATCAGATGagacaaaagagaaaattacctctgctcccaccagctGTAAAGATAAAGAATATATATAGTTTACTTAAACCtttttttcacattatttttgTTCATGGAAATGGTTAACAAAAGAAGTTCTGCTGATATTGTACAGTGAGACTGTAAAATGATGAACTTAAGAAAGATCTACTTTGATTTTTAACATGTTTTTTACCACAGTGGTAGAATCTGGTTTTGAGGTTAATTCCCTAAAAATATGTCATGTTTTATTATGGATTATTtaacaaaaagcagaataaagGTGGGCTGTTGCTAAAAAGAAGCTGATATCTGCAATACCAACTCCAGCCCATGGTCCTGCAAGTCCATCTGCTAGTCTCAGCTCCACACCAAAGACATATCTTGTGAAAGTGCCTGAGCAGGAACAGGAGTTGATGTGAAAGATCTGGAAAGGCTGAATATGAATCAAGCATGAAATTGGACCAAGCCAATAATGAAAGTTTCATTTAGTCTGGATAGGCTAAAACACTGTATTAATTGCTTGAAGCATTAATTTATTGTAAAGCTATAATTTTCGCAAGTGCAAGGCACCTTACGACTCCATTTTTTCGCCCAAAGTAATAGAAAGTAATAGAATGTAACAGTCTTGCATCTTCAGTCTGGGTCTTTTAGGTGCTGGAAACATGAAGAGAGAGACAAAGGTGAGGGCGTAAGCCTTGAGCAATTTTAGTGACAACAGTGACACTGCATACAAAGGAGCAAGCAGAGGTTCTGGAAGTGTAAAAAATTATCAGCTCCTGCACTGACAGGAAGGCATTTGAAAATGGAACACAAAATATCCCTGATTCATCCAGGACTAGTTCCACCAATCTTAACATGAGACAGCAGTGCTTGGAGAGAGTtatatatttttgttattttatgaACTAAATAAATTTGAACCTGACAGATGTCTATGACATGTAGACATTGATGTAGCTGACaattttaagattttatttATATCAACCCTGAATAGAAATAATTGGACGTACACATACATTACACATTATTTGTTTCTGAAAATTCAAGAGTACCTATGGAAATCTCTCCTAACTGAGTGGAGAAAATGAGTATAATTCTAGGAGAAACAGTGCAGTAAACTCtgcagctgtaatttttttaaggaaacatTCAGTAACATTAGTCCTGTAGCTGTTATGTAAAGAAAATTTCCAGAGAACTTCAGATAAATGAGTGAGAGGTTGGCTGACCAAAAAATTCAAGAATGAACTGGCTCTGAATATGGAAACAGTACACCCTTTTGTCATATTCAAGTGGACCTTCCAAGGTATGGTGAGTTAATGTGGCAGGTTTTTTACAAACACAACTGAAATTGTGGAATTTAAGTTCCCAACGTGCAGCTTTCCACTGCTGCAGAAACATGCCCAGTACTAAACAAAGAATAAATTATTACTGTCTACCATATGTGGGGGAAAGGGTCTCAAAATGTTCCTGAGTTCTGGGAAGCTTGAGGATGCTTTATTTTCGCAGGGAGATGAGAATGGTCATAAGTTCCAAGGAGGAGTTCAACACTGAGTGGGAGTTAGTACACAATGAGGTGTTCTGTGTTTTATAGAGcaaatattaaacaaaacaatgtGATGAAAACTGTTATGGAGAAATCATAAATTGTGAAATAACACGTTCATCAAGAAAAGGATAAGCTGTTATTTGTAACATCTGTACTAAAATGGTTATTGTCTTACTCCTGCATCGGTCAAAAAATGGACAGTGGAAGTTAGTTAGTGTCTTTCTCACACACAAAGCTGCTACTCTTCCCCTATGCTGAATTTTGATGTTTCTGTGAATATTTCAAGCAGATCTTGAAAATGTATTGAAGAATAATCCTTTGTCTTGCTTATactctgtgtgcatgtgtgtgtgtgtgtgtgtgtgtatttaacACAACTGTATAAACACTGAACTAAATAAAGTCAGAAACTATTTATAATTTTGCCCACTGGAGTAATTTAAGGTGAAAAGAATTGAGGCCGAAACCTAACATGCAGACAGAGTTTATAGCTTTGAGATGtaacaaaaaaatctcatgTTATGTGTCAAATGAATATGTTTAgtaatcataaaatcatagagtggttt
Encoded here:
- the SLC10A2 gene encoding ileal sodium/bile acid cotransporter, with translation MQTNFLSQQFNAGYLAENSTACPANATICDGTSCILPEDDFNQTLSVVLSTVLTIMLALVMFSMGCNVEIKNFLGHIKRPWGIFVGFLCQFGIMPLTAFLLSLAFNILPIQAVVVLIMGCCPGGTASNVIAYWVDGDMDLSISMTTCSTLLAMGMMPLCLFIYTKMWTDSDAIVLPYDSIGISLVALIIPVSFGIFVNHKWPSKAKIILKVGSIVGAVLIVLIAVVGGILYKGSWIISPKLWIIGTIFPAAGYTLGFFLARVAGLSWHRCRTVSLETGMQNTQLCSTIVQLSFTPEQLELMFTFPLIYSIFQLLFALLILGGYRLYRRHRVKTKTDVEKTEQKEDSKSSAKINGGFVSDETKEKITSAPTSCKDKEYI